Within Gilvibacter sp. SZ-19, the genomic segment CGCTACACGCCATTTATCACCTTTTCCTTTAGAGATTCTGACAATTTGCGCAGCAATATGCGCCAGACCATCAGCCTGAGAAACATCAATATCGACAGAGATGAGGATCCGAATATTCCTCTAGAAACTCCGAACTACAGTGTTTTTAATCTGCAATACACCTACTCCGACAATAACCTGATCGATTTTTACAAAGGAACTTTCAGTTATGAACTTTCTGATCAATTCAGCAAGATCTCGACCACTTTAGAGTACCGTAAACTGTTTTTGAGCAACCGACAATTAAATCTGCGATTCTTTGCCGGGGTTTTCCTTTTTAACGATACCCCAAGAGATGATGACTTCTTTAGTTTCGCCTTAGATAGGCCAACGGATTATCTCTTTGACTACGATTACTACGGACGTAGCGACGATGCCGGTATCTTTTCACAGCAGATCATTATTGCAGAGGGAGGTTTTAAGTCGCAACTACAACCCGCCTTTTCTGACAGCTGGATAGCCACAGTAAATGCGAGTACCAACATTTGGAAATGGATCTTTGCCTATGGTGATGCAGGAGTTATTCACAATCGCGATCGTGGGACCCAAGCTGTGTTTGATTCCGGGATACGCCTTAGTTTGGTGGCCGATTACTTCGAGGTCTTCTTACCCCTCTACTCCAGTCTAGGTTGGGAACCGAGTTTAGGCAATTACGACCAACGGATTCGTTTCATAGTAACACTTAGTCCACAAACCCTCTTTAGGCTGTTTACCCGAGAGTGGTACTAAGTCTAAATTTCATTGACAAATATTTAACAGATTAGCTCATATCTGGATAATTTTTAATTATTCGTAATGATATTAGTTTTTTGATGTGAATTTGTTAATATTTGACTGCGTTCGGCTATTGCCAAATCGAGCTATTTTCGCTAATTTTGTTGCTGCGAAAACCGATTCCCTTTATGCAAACACATCCGCAATCAGAAACCGAGATCAGCTTTGAAGATTTTAAGGCTCAGGTACTTAATGACTATCGCATAGCCGTAACCAGTCGCGAATGCAGTTTGTTAGGACGTAGAGAAGTTCTTACCGGGAAGGCCAAATTCGGCATATTTGGAGACGGAAAAGAAGTGCCGCAGCTCGCTTGGGCCAAGGCCTTTAAGAACGGCGATTGGCGCAGTGGATACTACCGTGACCAAACCTTTATGATGGCAATTGGCGCTTTGAGTATCCAACAATTCTTTGCAGGTCTGTATGCGCATACCGACCTTGAACACGACCCTATGTCTGCCGGTAGACAAATGGGCGGCCACTTTGCCACCCATAGTGTAGACGCCAATGGGCAGTGGAAACGTTTAACAGATCAAAAGAACAGTAGCTCCGACGTTTCACCAACGGCAAGTCAAATGCCGAGACTGTTAGGGTTAGCGCAAGCTTCAAAGATCTTTAGAAATGTACCAGAGCTTTCCGGACACACCCAATTCTCTAAAGGTGGTGATGAAGTGGCTTGGGGTACTATTGGCAACGCTTCTACTAGCGAAGGGCACTTTTGGGAGACCATCAATGCTGCGGGAGTTCTACAAGTACCCATGGTTGTGAGTGTTTGGGATGATGAATACGGAATTTCAGTACACGCTAAAGACCAGACCACCAAAGAAAACATATCGGCTGTATTGAGCGGGTTCCAACGCAATAGCGAAGAAGATGGTTATGAGATCATGACCGTAAAAGGTTGGGATTATGCCGAACTGATAAATACCTACCAACAAGCCGCAAAGCTCGCCAGAGAAGAGCATGTACCTGTGCTTATCCACGTACAGGAATTAACGCAGCCTCAAGGACACTCCACCAGTGGCTCACACGAACGATATAAGTCGCCAGAGCGACTCCAATGGGAACAAGAGCACGATTGTAACCTTAAGATGCGTGAGTGGATGTTGGCTAATAACATTGCCACAGAAGAAGATCTGGATACCTTAGAGAAATCTATTAAAAAAGAGGTTCGAGACGGTAAGAAAGCCGCTTGGAATGCTTATTTGCAAGGTCAATTACAAGAGCAAAAAGAGGCGCTTGACTTATTAGCTGCTGTTGAAGCAGTTAGTGCTAATGGTAGTTTTATAAAGCCTATCCGCGAGCAATTAGCAGCAAACACAGAACCCTTTAGAAGCGACATTTTAAAGGCCACACGCTCAGTATTGCCATATTTGGTCGGAGAAACATCCGAAGCAAAAACAAAACTACAGCAATGGATCAGCGATTATAAAGCGCGAATCCAGCCTAAATACAGCGCGCATTTGTACAGCGAACACGAAGGCAAGGCTACTGCCATTGCAGAGGTGCTTCCTGTTTATAACAACGCTCCAGAAGAAGTAGATGGACGTGTAGTGCTAAGAGACAACTTTGAGCACATTTTCAAGACCAAGCCGGAGACTTTGATCTTTGGAGAAGACAGTGGTCAAATTGGCGATGTGAATCAGGGTCTTGAAGGCTTGCAGGAGAAATTCGGCGCTTTGCGAGTAGCCGATGCAGGAATTCGCGAGGC encodes:
- a CDS encoding thiamine pyrophosphate-dependent enzyme, which translates into the protein MQTHPQSETEISFEDFKAQVLNDYRIAVTSRECSLLGRREVLTGKAKFGIFGDGKEVPQLAWAKAFKNGDWRSGYYRDQTFMMAIGALSIQQFFAGLYAHTDLEHDPMSAGRQMGGHFATHSVDANGQWKRLTDQKNSSSDVSPTASQMPRLLGLAQASKIFRNVPELSGHTQFSKGGDEVAWGTIGNASTSEGHFWETINAAGVLQVPMVVSVWDDEYGISVHAKDQTTKENISAVLSGFQRNSEEDGYEIMTVKGWDYAELINTYQQAAKLAREEHVPVLIHVQELTQPQGHSTSGSHERYKSPERLQWEQEHDCNLKMREWMLANNIATEEDLDTLEKSIKKEVRDGKKAAWNAYLQGQLQEQKEALDLLAAVEAVSANGSFIKPIREQLAANTEPFRSDILKATRSVLPYLVGETSEAKTKLQQWISDYKARIQPKYSAHLYSEHEGKATAIAEVLPVYNNAPEEVDGRVVLRDNFEHIFKTKPETLIFGEDSGQIGDVNQGLEGLQEKFGALRVADAGIREATILGQGIGMAMRGLRPIAEIQYLDYILYCIQIMSDDLATVRYRTHGTQKAPLIVRTRGHRLEGIWHSGSQMAALIHLLRGMYILVPRNMTKAAGFYNTLLESDEPGLIVECLNGYRLKEKMPSNLGEFRTPIGVVETVKEGSDITLVSYGSTLRLVEQAAKSLLQVGIDAEVIDAQSLLPFDLNQDVAKSVAKTNRLLVVDEDMPGGTSAYLLQEILEKQDVWQYLDSKPQTLAAQAHRPAYGSDGDYFSKPSAEDIFEKVYSIMHEANPEEFPKL